Proteins from a genomic interval of Lolium perenne isolate Kyuss_39 chromosome 1, Kyuss_2.0, whole genome shotgun sequence:
- the LOC127305063 gene encoding cationic amino acid transporter 2, vacuolar isoform X1 produces the protein MQQGNRLSWSDLQSLARRKPAASSSDRDAAEAAADGGNGRGLAKALSVPHLTAIGVGSTIGAGIYVLVGTVAREHAGPALTVSFLIAGIAAALSALCYAELSCRFPSAGSAYHYSYICIGESVAWLIGWALILEYTIGGSTVARGISPNLALFFGGQDNLPFFLAQVHIKGLDTAVDPCAAILVLIVTALLCLGIKESSLVEGIITIANVAVMLFIICAGGWLGFQNGWPGYNVPKSYFPNGASGVFSGSATLFFAYIGFDAVASTAEEVKNPQRDLPLGMGLTLSLCCFLYMMVSVVIVGLVPYYAMDPDTPISSAFAQHGMQWAVYIISSGAVLALIASLIGAILPQPRIVMAMARDGLLPPIFSAVDHRTQVPTLSTILTGICSAILAFFMDVSQLAGMVSVGTLLAFTMVAISVLIVRYAPPDEMQMEGPDPGSLESLASQAGQSERDEDILGDPFGNVQEGPTASEVVNMVRRQKAKRCIILVCIGVIIFVSAVSFSSLPFYIQHTICAFSGLLLLGSTIALSCIGQDKNSLRKMEGFMCPFVPILPVCCILINVYLLMNLGSHTWIRVSVWLVAGALIYLFYGRSHSSLTTTTYQRVSPA, from the exons ATGCAGCAGGGAAACCGGCTCTCCTGGTCGGATTTGCAGAGCCTGGCGCGGCGGAAGCCAGCGGCGAGCTCCAGCGACCGTGACGCCGCCGAAGCAGCGGCGGATGGGGGCAATGGCAGAGGCCTCGCCAAGGCGCTCTCCGTTCCCCACCTGACAGCCATCG GTGTTGGCTCGACGATTGGTGCTGGCATCTATGTCCTGGTAGGAACTGTGGCTCGTGAGCATGCAGGACCAGCCTTGACAGTTTCGTTTCTGATAGCTGGAATTGCTGCTGCCCTTTCAGCCTTGTGTTATGCTGAGCTTTCTTGCCGGTTCCCTTCAGCAGGAAGTGCTTATCACTATTCTTACATTTGCATTGGAGAGAG TGTTGCTTGGCTGATTGGCTGGGCTTTGATTCTGGAGTACACAATCGGTGGATCAACTGTCGCGCGTGGTATCTCACCAAACTTG GCTCTCTTTTTTGGTGGCCAAGACAACTTGCCCTTCTTTCTAGCACAAGTGCATATTAAAGGGCTTGACACCGCAGTTGATCCTTGTGCTGCGATTCTTGTCCTGATAGTTACCGCATTACTCTGTCTGGGAATCAAGGAG AGCTCACTTGTAGAAGGCATCATCACCATTGCAAATGTTGCAGTCATGCTGTTTATTATTTGTGCTGGTGGATGGTTAGGATTCCAGAATGGGTGGCCTGGTTATAATGTTCCAAAAAG CTACTTTCCGAACGGTGCCAGCGGGGTTTTTTCTGGATCAGCAACTCTCTTCTTTGCATACATCGGCTTTGATGCAGTCGCTAGCACAGCTGAGGAG GTGAAGAATCCTCAACGTGATCTTCCACTGGGGATGGGTTTGACCTTGTCATTGTGCTGCTTCCTCTACATGATGGTTTCTGTTGTTATTGTTGGTCTGGTGCCATATTATGCAATGGATCCTGACACCCCTATTTCATCTGCATTTGCTCAACATGGAATGCAATGGGCAGT GTATATCATTTCCAGTGGGGCAGTTCTTGCTCTCATAGCATCGTTGATAGGCGCTATTCTCCCTCAG CCAAGAATTGTGATGGCTATGGCAAGAGATGGACTGCTTCCACCAATCTTCTCAGCTGTCGATCATCGAACTCAAGTCCCGaccttgagcactatcttgaccgGGATATGCTCTGCTATCCTTGCTTTTTTTATGGATGTGTCACAGTTGGCAGGGATG GTAAGCGTGGGCACGCTATTGGCATTTACAATGGTTGCCATTTCTGTTTTAATAGTAAGATACGCTCCTCCAGATGAAATGCAAATGGAAGGGCCTGATCCAGGCTCACTTGAATCACTAGCTTCACAGGCTGGGCAGTCAGAGCGAGATGAGGATATTTTGGGGGATCCTTTTGGCAATG TTCAAGAAGGACCTACTGCCAGTGAGGTCGTCAATATGGTAAGGCGACAAAAAGCCAAACGATGCATAATACTGGTATGCATTGGAGTCATCATCTTTGTTTCTGCGGTTTCTTTCTCCTCTTTGCCGTT TTATATACAACACACAATATGTGCCTTTAGTGGGTTGCTTTTGCTCGGTTCTACCATTGCACTTTCCTGCATTGGACAAGACAAGAACTCTTTAAGAAAAATGGAAG GTTTCATGTGCCCATTTGTTCCTATACTTCCAGTATGTTGCATCCTCATCAACGTATACCTTCTGATGAACCTTGG GAGTCACACGTGGATCCGTGTTTCTGTATGGCTGGTGGCTGGTGCATTGATATATCTGTTCTATGGCCGAAGTCACAGTTCATTGACGACCACTACCTACCAGCGTGTATCACCTGCATAA
- the LOC127305063 gene encoding cationic amino acid transporter 2, vacuolar isoform X2 codes for MQQGNRLSWSDLQSLARRKPAASSSDRDAAEAAADGGNGRGLAKALSVPHLTAIGVGSTIGAGIYVLPCVMLSFLAGSLQQEVLITILTFALERVFFCTCGQTTISVAWLIGWALILEYTIGGSTVARGISPNLALFFGGQDNLPFFLAQVHIKGLDTAVDPCAAILVLIVTALLCLGIKESSLVEGIITIANVAVMLFIICAGGWLGFQNGWPGYNVPKSYFPNGASGVFSGSATLFFAYIGFDAVASTAEEVKNPQRDLPLGMGLTLSLCCFLYMMVSVVIVGLVPYYAMDPDTPISSAFAQHGMQWAVYIISSGAVLALIASLIGAILPQPRIVMAMARDGLLPPIFSAVDHRTQVPTLSTILTGICSAILAFFMDVSQLAGMVSVGTLLAFTMVAISVLIVRYAPPDEMQMEGPDPGSLESLASQAGQSERDEDILGDPFGNVQEGPTASEVVNMVRRQKAKRCIILVCIGVIIFVSAVSFSSLPFYIQHTICAFSGLLLLGSTIALSCIGQDKNSLRKMEGFMCPFVPILPVCCILINVYLLMNLGSHTWIRVSVWLVAGALIYLFYGRSHSSLTTTTYQRVSPA; via the exons ATGCAGCAGGGAAACCGGCTCTCCTGGTCGGATTTGCAGAGCCTGGCGCGGCGGAAGCCAGCGGCGAGCTCCAGCGACCGTGACGCCGCCGAAGCAGCGGCGGATGGGGGCAATGGCAGAGGCCTCGCCAAGGCGCTCTCCGTTCCCCACCTGACAGCCATCG GTGTTGGCTCGACGATTGGTGCTGGCATCTATGTCCTG CCTTGTGTTATGCTGAGCTTTCTTGCCGGTTCCCTTCAGCAGGAAGTGCTTATCACTATTCTTACATTTGCATTGGAGAGAG TTTTCTTCTGTACTTGTGGACAAACTACTATCAGTGTTGCTTGGCTGATTGGCTGGGCTTTGATTCTGGAGTACACAATCGGTGGATCAACTGTCGCGCGTGGTATCTCACCAAACTTG GCTCTCTTTTTTGGTGGCCAAGACAACTTGCCCTTCTTTCTAGCACAAGTGCATATTAAAGGGCTTGACACCGCAGTTGATCCTTGTGCTGCGATTCTTGTCCTGATAGTTACCGCATTACTCTGTCTGGGAATCAAGGAG AGCTCACTTGTAGAAGGCATCATCACCATTGCAAATGTTGCAGTCATGCTGTTTATTATTTGTGCTGGTGGATGGTTAGGATTCCAGAATGGGTGGCCTGGTTATAATGTTCCAAAAAG CTACTTTCCGAACGGTGCCAGCGGGGTTTTTTCTGGATCAGCAACTCTCTTCTTTGCATACATCGGCTTTGATGCAGTCGCTAGCACAGCTGAGGAG GTGAAGAATCCTCAACGTGATCTTCCACTGGGGATGGGTTTGACCTTGTCATTGTGCTGCTTCCTCTACATGATGGTTTCTGTTGTTATTGTTGGTCTGGTGCCATATTATGCAATGGATCCTGACACCCCTATTTCATCTGCATTTGCTCAACATGGAATGCAATGGGCAGT GTATATCATTTCCAGTGGGGCAGTTCTTGCTCTCATAGCATCGTTGATAGGCGCTATTCTCCCTCAG CCAAGAATTGTGATGGCTATGGCAAGAGATGGACTGCTTCCACCAATCTTCTCAGCTGTCGATCATCGAACTCAAGTCCCGaccttgagcactatcttgaccgGGATATGCTCTGCTATCCTTGCTTTTTTTATGGATGTGTCACAGTTGGCAGGGATG GTAAGCGTGGGCACGCTATTGGCATTTACAATGGTTGCCATTTCTGTTTTAATAGTAAGATACGCTCCTCCAGATGAAATGCAAATGGAAGGGCCTGATCCAGGCTCACTTGAATCACTAGCTTCACAGGCTGGGCAGTCAGAGCGAGATGAGGATATTTTGGGGGATCCTTTTGGCAATG TTCAAGAAGGACCTACTGCCAGTGAGGTCGTCAATATGGTAAGGCGACAAAAAGCCAAACGATGCATAATACTGGTATGCATTGGAGTCATCATCTTTGTTTCTGCGGTTTCTTTCTCCTCTTTGCCGTT TTATATACAACACACAATATGTGCCTTTAGTGGGTTGCTTTTGCTCGGTTCTACCATTGCACTTTCCTGCATTGGACAAGACAAGAACTCTTTAAGAAAAATGGAAG GTTTCATGTGCCCATTTGTTCCTATACTTCCAGTATGTTGCATCCTCATCAACGTATACCTTCTGATGAACCTTGG GAGTCACACGTGGATCCGTGTTTCTGTATGGCTGGTGGCTGGTGCATTGATATATCTGTTCTATGGCCGAAGTCACAGTTCATTGACGACCACTACCTACCAGCGTGTATCACCTGCATAA
- the LOC127305063 gene encoding cationic amino acid transporter 2, vacuolar isoform X3 yields MQQGNRLSWSDLQSLARRKPAASSSDRDAAEAAADGGNGRGLAKALSVPHLTAIGVGSTIGAGIYVLVGTVAREHAGPALTVSFLIAGIAAALSALCYAELSCRFPSAGSAYHYSYICIGESVAWLIGWALILEYTIGGSTVARGISPNLALFFGGQDNLPFFLAQVHIKGLDTAVDPCAAILVLIVTALLCLGIKESSLVEGIITIANVAVMLFIICAGGWLGFQNGWPGYNVPKSYFPNGASGVFSGSATLFFAYIGFDAVASTAEEVKNPQRDLPLGMGLTLSLCCFLYMMVSVVIVGLVPYYAMDPDTPISSAFAQHGMQWAVYIISSGAVLALIASLIGAILPQPRIVMAMARDGLLPPIFSAVDHRTQVPTLSTILTGICSAILAFFMDVSQLAGMVSVGTLLAFTMVAISVLIVRYAPPDEMQMEGPDPGSLESLASQAGQSERDEDILGDPFGNVQEGPTASEVVNMVRRQKAKRCIILVCIGVIIFVSAVSFSSLPLSHTWIRVSVWLVAGALIYLFYGRSHSSLTTTTYQRVSPA; encoded by the exons ATGCAGCAGGGAAACCGGCTCTCCTGGTCGGATTTGCAGAGCCTGGCGCGGCGGAAGCCAGCGGCGAGCTCCAGCGACCGTGACGCCGCCGAAGCAGCGGCGGATGGGGGCAATGGCAGAGGCCTCGCCAAGGCGCTCTCCGTTCCCCACCTGACAGCCATCG GTGTTGGCTCGACGATTGGTGCTGGCATCTATGTCCTGGTAGGAACTGTGGCTCGTGAGCATGCAGGACCAGCCTTGACAGTTTCGTTTCTGATAGCTGGAATTGCTGCTGCCCTTTCAGCCTTGTGTTATGCTGAGCTTTCTTGCCGGTTCCCTTCAGCAGGAAGTGCTTATCACTATTCTTACATTTGCATTGGAGAGAG TGTTGCTTGGCTGATTGGCTGGGCTTTGATTCTGGAGTACACAATCGGTGGATCAACTGTCGCGCGTGGTATCTCACCAAACTTG GCTCTCTTTTTTGGTGGCCAAGACAACTTGCCCTTCTTTCTAGCACAAGTGCATATTAAAGGGCTTGACACCGCAGTTGATCCTTGTGCTGCGATTCTTGTCCTGATAGTTACCGCATTACTCTGTCTGGGAATCAAGGAG AGCTCACTTGTAGAAGGCATCATCACCATTGCAAATGTTGCAGTCATGCTGTTTATTATTTGTGCTGGTGGATGGTTAGGATTCCAGAATGGGTGGCCTGGTTATAATGTTCCAAAAAG CTACTTTCCGAACGGTGCCAGCGGGGTTTTTTCTGGATCAGCAACTCTCTTCTTTGCATACATCGGCTTTGATGCAGTCGCTAGCACAGCTGAGGAG GTGAAGAATCCTCAACGTGATCTTCCACTGGGGATGGGTTTGACCTTGTCATTGTGCTGCTTCCTCTACATGATGGTTTCTGTTGTTATTGTTGGTCTGGTGCCATATTATGCAATGGATCCTGACACCCCTATTTCATCTGCATTTGCTCAACATGGAATGCAATGGGCAGT GTATATCATTTCCAGTGGGGCAGTTCTTGCTCTCATAGCATCGTTGATAGGCGCTATTCTCCCTCAG CCAAGAATTGTGATGGCTATGGCAAGAGATGGACTGCTTCCACCAATCTTCTCAGCTGTCGATCATCGAACTCAAGTCCCGaccttgagcactatcttgaccgGGATATGCTCTGCTATCCTTGCTTTTTTTATGGATGTGTCACAGTTGGCAGGGATG GTAAGCGTGGGCACGCTATTGGCATTTACAATGGTTGCCATTTCTGTTTTAATAGTAAGATACGCTCCTCCAGATGAAATGCAAATGGAAGGGCCTGATCCAGGCTCACTTGAATCACTAGCTTCACAGGCTGGGCAGTCAGAGCGAGATGAGGATATTTTGGGGGATCCTTTTGGCAATG TTCAAGAAGGACCTACTGCCAGTGAGGTCGTCAATATGGTAAGGCGACAAAAAGCCAAACGATGCATAATACTGGTATGCATTGGAGTCATCATCTTTGTTTCTGCGGTTTCTTTCTCCTCTTTGCCGTT GAGTCACACGTGGATCCGTGTTTCTGTATGGCTGGTGGCTGGTGCATTGATATATCTGTTCTATGGCCGAAGTCACAGTTCATTGACGACCACTACCTACCAGCGTGTATCACCTGCATAA
- the LOC127305063 gene encoding cationic amino acid transporter 2, vacuolar isoform X4: MQQGNRLSWSDLQSLARRKPAASSSDRDAAEAAADGGNGRGLAKALSVPHLTAIGVGSTIGAGIYVLVGTVAREHAGPALTVSFLIAGIAAALSALCYAELSCRFPSAGSAYHYSYICIGESVAWLIGWALILEYTIGGSTVARGISPNLALFFGGQDNLPFFLAQVHIKGLDTAVDPCAAILVLIVTALLCLGIKESSLVEGIITIANVAVMLFIICAGGWLGFQNGWPGYNVPKSYFPNGASGVFSGSATLFFAYIGFDAVASTAEEVKNPQRDLPLGMGLTLSLCCFLYMMVSVVIVGLVPYYAMDPDTPISSAFAQHGMQWAVYIISSGAVLALIASLIGAILPQPRIVMAMARDGLLPPIFSAVDHRTQVPTLSTILTGICSAILAFFMDVSQLAGMVSVGTLLAFTMVAISVLIVRYAPPDEMQMEGPDPGSLESLASQAGQSERDEDILGDPFGNVQEGPTASEVVNMVRRQKAKRCIILLYTTHNMCL; encoded by the exons ATGCAGCAGGGAAACCGGCTCTCCTGGTCGGATTTGCAGAGCCTGGCGCGGCGGAAGCCAGCGGCGAGCTCCAGCGACCGTGACGCCGCCGAAGCAGCGGCGGATGGGGGCAATGGCAGAGGCCTCGCCAAGGCGCTCTCCGTTCCCCACCTGACAGCCATCG GTGTTGGCTCGACGATTGGTGCTGGCATCTATGTCCTGGTAGGAACTGTGGCTCGTGAGCATGCAGGACCAGCCTTGACAGTTTCGTTTCTGATAGCTGGAATTGCTGCTGCCCTTTCAGCCTTGTGTTATGCTGAGCTTTCTTGCCGGTTCCCTTCAGCAGGAAGTGCTTATCACTATTCTTACATTTGCATTGGAGAGAG TGTTGCTTGGCTGATTGGCTGGGCTTTGATTCTGGAGTACACAATCGGTGGATCAACTGTCGCGCGTGGTATCTCACCAAACTTG GCTCTCTTTTTTGGTGGCCAAGACAACTTGCCCTTCTTTCTAGCACAAGTGCATATTAAAGGGCTTGACACCGCAGTTGATCCTTGTGCTGCGATTCTTGTCCTGATAGTTACCGCATTACTCTGTCTGGGAATCAAGGAG AGCTCACTTGTAGAAGGCATCATCACCATTGCAAATGTTGCAGTCATGCTGTTTATTATTTGTGCTGGTGGATGGTTAGGATTCCAGAATGGGTGGCCTGGTTATAATGTTCCAAAAAG CTACTTTCCGAACGGTGCCAGCGGGGTTTTTTCTGGATCAGCAACTCTCTTCTTTGCATACATCGGCTTTGATGCAGTCGCTAGCACAGCTGAGGAG GTGAAGAATCCTCAACGTGATCTTCCACTGGGGATGGGTTTGACCTTGTCATTGTGCTGCTTCCTCTACATGATGGTTTCTGTTGTTATTGTTGGTCTGGTGCCATATTATGCAATGGATCCTGACACCCCTATTTCATCTGCATTTGCTCAACATGGAATGCAATGGGCAGT GTATATCATTTCCAGTGGGGCAGTTCTTGCTCTCATAGCATCGTTGATAGGCGCTATTCTCCCTCAG CCAAGAATTGTGATGGCTATGGCAAGAGATGGACTGCTTCCACCAATCTTCTCAGCTGTCGATCATCGAACTCAAGTCCCGaccttgagcactatcttgaccgGGATATGCTCTGCTATCCTTGCTTTTTTTATGGATGTGTCACAGTTGGCAGGGATG GTAAGCGTGGGCACGCTATTGGCATTTACAATGGTTGCCATTTCTGTTTTAATAGTAAGATACGCTCCTCCAGATGAAATGCAAATGGAAGGGCCTGATCCAGGCTCACTTGAATCACTAGCTTCACAGGCTGGGCAGTCAGAGCGAGATGAGGATATTTTGGGGGATCCTTTTGGCAATG TTCAAGAAGGACCTACTGCCAGTGAGGTCGTCAATATGGTAAGGCGACAAAAAGCCAAACGATGCATAATACTG TTATATACAACACACAATATGTGCCTTTAG